CCAAGTGAGAGCTTTCGATAAGATAACCTTCAGCAATGTCGGTTTTGCCGGTACATTCCAACCAGTTTCTAGATTTAGGAACATTGGCGATGCGGACAGGTGCACCTGTGAGGTTGGTGAGAGACAGTGGTTCTCAGGAAACAATGCGCCATTAGCAGACCATGTTTCAGTTCATTTCCGTGGACCCTTGAGATTAAGTCAGTTTGCTTACTATACCACAGGACAATACGTTATTGGTGACGACGGTACTGATTCATGGACCCGTAGAGCATACTATGGAGCATCCTCACAGGTGAGCGATAACGTCACATTCATGGGAAATGTTGGTGATAACTCTTCGTGCTTGGGAAGAGCTTTGGATTATGTCAGCTATGATGGTCTTACGAAGGCTGCGGGTTCCACATTATTAAGATCAGACAATTACATCAGCTCGGATGAAGAGTACGCCATTTTCTCCAATGTGTCTTGTCCCAACTCCGGCCTAGGAAGAGGTTGTGGTGTTTACCGTGATGGAATCCCAGCATACTACGGATTTGATGGTGAAACCAAGATGTTCTTATTTGAATTCGAGATGCCAAGAGAGACCCAAACCAATTCATCTTCCTTCAGTTATTACGACTTGCCAGCAATCTGGCTATTGAACGATAACATTCCAAGGACTTCTCAATACCCCTCAAATGCGAACTGTTCATGCTGGGCAAGTGGGTGCGGTGAATTCGATATCTTCGAAGTCATGAACGGCACCCAAAGGGACAACTTTTACTCCACATTCCACACTTTCCAAGGGATTGAAGATCTAGGTACTGGTATCCAATCGTATGGGTACATTCCTAGAGACACCCAAAACACAATGAGAGGCGGAGTAGTGTTCGATTCCGACGGTAACGTCGCGACCTTCCTATCGAACTCCACACAATTCGGCGCCAACATATCGGTCTCAGACATATCTTCTTTGCTCGCAGATTTCTCCACCTCCCAGTCCTATTCGAGCGCCTTGGCCTCAATATCGGGCACAGCCCCTACTACAACTTCGAGATCAAGCGGTTTCGCCCTCACCGAAAAACAAGGTGGTCTGTGGTACTACCTCTTTACTCTGTGTACTGCAATCGCCCACATTTTTGTGATCTGAGCATAGTTCGACGAGCCCGTGGATTCTTCACCTTTTGCAATCCCATTCTACACATTTAAATAAAACAAGTGCTGCTCACATGCCACTACAATACCAATGCACAATTAAGGAGCAGTTGCACCTATATAGATTAGAATAGAATATACATATGTTTAAATGTGTATTCAATATGATGGATTATTCAATATCTTGGTAATAGCTGTCCGGCGTATTGTTCAACATTTGTCCGACACTTGTCCGGTTTTGCAGCCTCGTGCGCCTCCGCACCTTCCCCTTTCCGTCTTTATGCCCCCTTCCCCATACAGGTCAGCGAAACCTGCGCGCCCTTTGAAGAACGACACAACGAAGGGCCGGGATATCACCTGGACTGGCGCCATTAATTCAACATGATTATCAATGATATCAGGGGAATATAAAACGTTTACAAGTGTATCCTTTCAGGTCACGGTATAAAATATACAGGAATTGAAGTTCTTGGAGcattatttgtttttcacCTGTTCGAGGAATGCTTTGCCAGCGAATGCTTTTTAAATCGATTGCCAGACGGTGCTACACTGCTGGACTACCTAAACGGGGCAGATTGAGTTCGCCAGAAAGTGACGCCAGAATACTCAAGACGTTTTTCAGTAAGGATTCAACCACAATAACATTTATCACGAGCGATACTCCCAATCATGAACCATTCACAGTGACGTTCAACAATCTTTTCCTGAGGGACTCGTGCAAGTCCGGGCGTTCAGTTGATCCTGCTTCGGGGCAGAAACTCTTCACGACGGGCCAATTGGTGCTAAATCCAGCCTCGACAGTGCCGGAAATGGTCAGGATCACGCCAGATTCCAAAAACGTGGAAATCAGCTGGAAGGACGGTGATTCGTACAAGTACTCATTGGATTTCTTCTACGAGTTCAAGGGGTCAACTTTTGTGACAAACTCGTTGAGAAAGTCGTCATCGAAGCATCGGCCTGTGCTGTGGGATGAAGACacgttgaagaagaacaTGGGCGAGTTGGTGTCTACCAGTTTTGCAGAGTTTCTGAGCGACGAAAAAATCTTGTACCAGGCCTTGGTCAATTTGCAAAGGTACGGCTTGACGTTCGTTAGCAATATCGATAAGGGAGATCATGATGCCGTTAAGAAGATCTGCGAGAGAATAGGTCCTATCAGAAGCACATTTTATGGGGAAACGTTTGatgtgaaaaattcaactCACACCACTTCAAATATTGCTTACTCCAATCTGGCGCTGCCATTTCATCAGGACCTGTTGTATTTGGAGAACGTACCGGGGTTTCAATTGCTGCACTCGATTCACAATCCCTATGAGGAGGGAGATGCAGGGACGAGTCTTTTTGTCGA
This Zygotorulaspora mrakii chromosome 5, complete sequence DNA region includes the following protein-coding sequences:
- the AIM17 gene encoding Aim17p (similar to Saccharomyces cerevisiae YHL021C; ancestral locus Anc_7.110); translation: MLCQRMLFKSIARRCYTAGLPKRGRLSSPESDARILKTFFSKDSTTITFITSDTPNHEPFTVTFNNLFLRDSCKSGRSVDPASGQKLFTTGQLVLNPASTVPEMVRITPDSKNVEISWKDGDSYKYSLDFFYEFKGSTFVTNSLRKSSSKHRPVLWDEDTLKKNMGELVSTSFAEFLSDEKILYQALVNLQRYGLTFVSNIDKGDHDAVKKICERIGPIRSTFYGETFDVKNSTHTTSNIAYSNLALPFHQDLLYLENVPGFQLLHSIHNPYEEGDAGTSLFVDAFHAARFVREQDAEGYEAMQHVPVNYHYMKDGYRFYQSRPMVEHYDINESNTMMSNYESLIKNVMYSPPFQSEFTTGIYEKSPETQTSPGKLTERFLFRDFTHALGIFDSHINQPENQFKLKLPENTCVIFNNRRILHARTAFTGSSRWFRGCYLDRDSFKSKLKFLEEKY
- the TOH1 gene encoding Toh1p (similar to Saccharomyces cerevisiae YJL171C; ancestral locus Anc_1.168), with translation MINSALTISVVLCCCLAVARGQVRAFDKITFSNVGFAGTFQPVSRFRNIGDADRCTCEVGERQWFSGNNAPLADHVSVHFRGPLRLSQFAYYTTGQYVIGDDGTDSWTRRAYYGASSQVSDNVTFMGNVGDNSSCLGRALDYVSYDGLTKAAGSTLLRSDNYISSDEEYAIFSNVSCPNSGLGRGCGVYRDGIPAYYGFDGETKMFLFEFEMPRETQTNSSSFSYYDLPAIWLLNDNIPRTSQYPSNANCSCWASGCGEFDIFEVMNGTQRDNFYSTFHTFQGIEDLGTGIQSYGYIPRDTQNTMRGGVVFDSDGNVATFLSNSTQFGANISVSDISSLLADFSTSQSYSSALASISGTAPTTTSRSSGFALTEKQGGLWYYLFTLCTAIAHIFVI